One Telluria mixta DNA window includes the following coding sequences:
- a CDS encoding hotdog fold domain-containing protein, whose translation MSQVMEMFKVGGAEQFSKMVCQMAPYFATIEPTLTDLRPAYAEAKVPFRREVTNHLGSIHAIALCNAAELVAGMMTDVSIPEGGRWIPKGMTVEYLAKAKTDVRAISDGSQVDWNTAGDKVVPVDVLDDQGTKVLTARITMNVKLAE comes from the coding sequence ATGAGTCAAGTCATGGAGATGTTCAAAGTTGGTGGGGCTGAGCAATTCAGCAAAATGGTATGCCAGATGGCGCCTTACTTCGCCACAATCGAGCCAACGCTTACGGATCTCCGCCCAGCGTACGCTGAAGCCAAAGTCCCTTTCCGGCGTGAGGTCACCAATCACTTGGGGAGCATCCACGCGATTGCGCTTTGCAATGCCGCCGAACTGGTTGCCGGCATGATGACGGATGTATCCATTCCCGAGGGCGGCCGTTGGATTCCGAAAGGAATGACGGTTGAATATCTCGCCAAGGCCAAGACCGATGTACGTGCAATCTCGGACGGTAGCCAGGTCGACTGGAATACTGCAGGCGATAAGGTGGTGCCGGTTGATGTCCTGGATGATCAGGGAACGAAAGTCCTTACCGCGCGCATCACAATGAACGTGAAGCTGGCGGAATAA
- a CDS encoding TetR/AcrR family transcriptional regulator yields MATIDVLERNFPGRRAQLKREILLGALACFNEHGLDVTTIEMIKVRCDTSVGNIYHHFGSKEGLAAALFFSSLEDQGRLLSEYLEKAQTAQEGVSAIVYSYVDWVANQPELASFQYQGRSMVAKGPYSDELTARNRSRNQNLLNWWNVPGRRELIKSIPLELFPSLIIGQAESYCRAWLSGRVHTTPTAYRAHLAQAAWLSLGTDVQGNS; encoded by the coding sequence TTGGCAACAATAGATGTCCTCGAACGAAACTTCCCAGGCAGACGCGCGCAGCTAAAACGCGAGATTTTGTTGGGAGCATTGGCCTGCTTTAATGAGCACGGCCTTGATGTGACCACTATCGAGATGATTAAAGTTCGCTGCGACACAAGTGTGGGAAATATCTATCATCACTTCGGCAGCAAGGAAGGACTGGCAGCGGCGCTCTTCTTTAGCTCGCTGGAAGATCAAGGGCGGCTCTTGAGCGAGTACCTTGAAAAGGCCCAGACCGCGCAAGAAGGTGTGAGCGCCATTGTGTATAGCTATGTAGATTGGGTTGCCAACCAGCCAGAATTAGCTAGTTTTCAATACCAAGGCCGATCAATGGTTGCGAAGGGACCATACAGCGACGAGCTCACTGCAAGAAATCGCTCTCGAAATCAAAACCTCCTGAACTGGTGGAACGTACCTGGCAGACGGGAGCTTATCAAGAGCATCCCTCTGGAGCTATTTCCATCCCTGATCATCGGGCAAGCGGAAAGCTATTGTCGGGCGTGGCTGTCGGGGCGCGTGCATACCACCCCAACTGCATACCGAGCGCACCTCGCACAAGCAGCTTGGCTTTCGTTGGGCACCGACGTGCAAGGGAACAGCTAG